A genomic stretch from Acidimicrobiales bacterium includes:
- the pheA gene encoding prephenate dehydratase: MVPPAPSAPDAPADARRIGFLGPQGTFTEQALLTQADLKGAELVPCETIAEVIAATAAGELDLGFVPIENAIEGTVNVTLDTLAFDTDLLIQREVEISIQLDLLGVPGADLAGVTTVTSYPHALAQCPSFLHRTLPDAHTAAATSTAEAARLVAEAGDPTVAAIGTALAAEIYGLEVLATDIEDHSENQTRFVLLAREGMPPATGHDKTSVVIFQRTDQPGTLLTILGEFAARSINLTKLESRPTKKGLGNYCFIIDLEGHIAEELVADCLRDLKSKCEDVKFLGSYPAAGAHGPAVRRDAEAAWADADAWLASLRAQIQP, from the coding sequence ATGGTCCCCCCCGCCCCATCAGCCCCCGACGCTCCGGCCGACGCCCGCCGGATCGGCTTCCTGGGGCCCCAGGGGACCTTCACCGAGCAGGCCCTGCTCACCCAGGCGGACCTCAAGGGCGCCGAGCTGGTCCCCTGCGAGACAATTGCCGAGGTGATCGCCGCCACCGCCGCCGGCGAGCTCGACCTCGGTTTCGTCCCCATCGAGAACGCCATCGAGGGCACGGTCAACGTCACCCTCGACACCCTGGCGTTCGACACCGACCTCCTCATCCAGCGCGAAGTCGAGATCTCGATCCAGCTCGACCTCCTCGGCGTCCCCGGGGCCGACCTCGCCGGCGTCACCACGGTCACGTCGTACCCCCACGCGCTGGCGCAGTGCCCGTCCTTCCTGCACCGCACCCTGCCCGACGCCCACACCGCGGCGGCCACGTCCACCGCTGAGGCCGCCCGCCTGGTGGCCGAGGCCGGCGACCCCACCGTCGCCGCCATCGGCACCGCCCTCGCCGCCGAGATCTACGGCCTCGAGGTGCTGGCCACCGACATCGAGGACCACTCCGAGAACCAGACCCGCTTCGTGCTCTTGGCCCGCGAGGGGATGCCCCCGGCCACCGGCCACGACAAGACCAGCGTCGTGATCTTCCAGCGCACCGACCAGCCCGGCACCCTGCTCACGATCCTCGGCGAGTTCGCGGCCCGCTCCATCAACCTCACCAAGCTCGAGTCCCGCCCCACCAAGAAGGGCCTGGGCAACTACTGCTTCATCATCGACCTCGAGGGCCACATCGCCGAGGAGCTGGTCGCCGACTGCCTCCGCGACCTCAAGTCGAAGTGCGAGGACGTGAAGTTCCTCGGCTCGTACCCCGCCGCCGGCGCCCACGGCCCGGCCGTGCGCCGCGACGCCGAGGCGGCGTGGGCCGACGCCGACGCCTGGCTGGCCAGCCTCCGCGCCCAGATCCAGCCCTGA
- the larB gene encoding nickel pincer cofactor biosynthesis protein LarB has protein sequence MDESALRGLLDDLAAGRVDADEVVHRLRRLPFADLGFARVDHHRALRQGMAEAVYGPGKTPDQCVAIVAELLRAEASSPVVLTRADEAQVDAVLAAHPDGRLSGGRPATVVWRPAPERAGRVLVVTAGTADLPVADECAAVLHAHGLRPVRLADVGVAGIHRLLAAADEVAAADAVVAVAGMEGALASVLGGLTAAPVVAVPTSTGYGAGLEGVTALLSMLASCASGMTVVGIDNGFGAACAVMRLLNAAERLAPAPTDPANSRQ, from the coding sequence GTGGACGAATCGGCCCTCCGGGGATTGCTCGACGATCTCGCCGCCGGCCGGGTCGACGCCGACGAGGTGGTGCACCGCTTGCGCCGGCTGCCCTTCGCCGACCTCGGCTTCGCCCGCGTCGACCACCACCGGGCCCTGCGCCAGGGCATGGCCGAAGCGGTCTACGGGCCCGGCAAGACCCCGGACCAGTGCGTGGCGATCGTGGCCGAGCTGCTGCGGGCCGAGGCGTCGTCGCCCGTCGTGCTCACCCGCGCCGACGAGGCGCAGGTCGACGCCGTGCTCGCCGCTCACCCCGACGGACGCCTGTCGGGCGGTCGTCCCGCCACGGTCGTGTGGCGGCCGGCGCCCGAGCGCGCCGGCCGGGTGCTGGTGGTCACCGCCGGCACCGCCGACCTGCCCGTCGCCGACGAGTGCGCCGCCGTCCTCCACGCCCACGGCCTGCGCCCGGTGCGCCTCGCCGATGTGGGGGTGGCCGGCATCCACCGCCTGCTCGCCGCCGCCGACGAGGTCGCCGCCGCCGATGCGGTGGTCGCGGTCGCCGGCATGGAGGGGGCGCTGGCCTCGGTGCTGGGCGGCCTGACCGCGGCGCCCGTCGTCGCCGTCCCCACCTCGACGGGCTACGGCGCCGGCCTCGAGGGGGTCACCGCACTGCTGTCGATGCTCGCGTCGTGCGCCTCAGGGATGACCGTCGTCGGCATCGACAACGGCTTCGGCGCCGCCTGCGCGGTGATGCGCCTCCTCAACGCGGCCGAGCGCCTGGCACCGGCGCCCACCGACCCGGCGAACTCGAGGCAATGA
- the larC gene encoding nickel pincer cofactor biosynthesis protein LarC, which produces MTRRAWFHCFSGIAGDMALGALVDAGADLDEVRRLCERIPVSGWALEAEPVMRNGIAATHVNVLAEATTVVRTAAHINGLLDEARLPERVRDRAVAVFGALARAEGKLHNRPPEQVHFHEVGALDAIVDVVGTCAALELLDVDEVHASPVAHGIGMIRSAHGALPNPPPAVVELLRDVPVYGLDVPLELTTPTGAAILAALSVGFGPMPAMSIEASGFGAGTAELDDRPNLTQVVLGIAVDELVPGQPVQLLEVNVDDATGETLAHTLSAVLHAGAHDAWITPVLMKKGRPGHTVSALADAAVAAQVAAALVRETGSLGVRGQTLERWPAARAFDEVEVDGLPVRVKVSAGRVKVEHDDAARAAKRLGLPLREVVSRAEAEWRIRSNRGSDLEPVEDLAGVDHEHGHEHLADVEPLHADPRATEVSESADAPEPDGDAG; this is translated from the coding sequence GTGACCCGCCGCGCCTGGTTCCACTGCTTCTCGGGCATCGCCGGCGACATGGCGCTGGGCGCCCTCGTCGACGCCGGCGCCGACCTCGACGAGGTGCGCCGCCTGTGCGAGCGCATCCCCGTGTCGGGATGGGCGCTCGAGGCCGAGCCGGTCATGCGCAACGGCATCGCCGCCACCCACGTCAACGTGCTGGCCGAGGCCACCACCGTGGTGCGCACCGCGGCCCACATCAACGGCCTGCTCGACGAGGCCCGCCTGCCCGAGCGGGTGCGCGACCGGGCCGTCGCCGTGTTCGGCGCTTTGGCCCGGGCCGAGGGCAAGCTCCACAACCGGCCGCCCGAGCAGGTGCACTTCCACGAGGTGGGCGCCCTCGACGCAATCGTCGACGTGGTCGGCACCTGCGCCGCCCTCGAGCTGCTCGACGTCGACGAGGTGCACGCCAGCCCGGTCGCCCACGGCATCGGCATGATCCGCAGCGCCCACGGCGCCCTGCCCAACCCGCCGCCGGCGGTGGTCGAGCTGTTGCGCGACGTCCCCGTCTACGGCCTCGACGTCCCCCTCGAGCTGACCACCCCGACGGGCGCCGCCATCCTGGCCGCGCTGTCGGTGGGCTTCGGGCCGATGCCAGCCATGTCGATCGAAGCCAGTGGCTTCGGCGCCGGCACCGCCGAGCTGGACGACCGCCCCAACCTCACCCAGGTGGTGCTGGGCATCGCCGTGGACGAACTCGTGCCCGGCCAGCCCGTGCAGCTGCTCGAGGTCAACGTCGACGACGCCACCGGCGAGACCCTCGCCCACACCCTCAGCGCCGTGTTGCACGCCGGCGCCCACGACGCCTGGATCACGCCCGTGCTCATGAAGAAGGGTCGTCCCGGCCACACCGTCAGCGCCCTCGCCGACGCCGCCGTGGCGGCGCAGGTGGCCGCGGCGCTGGTCCGCGAGACCGGGTCACTGGGCGTGCGGGGCCAGACCCTCGAGCGCTGGCCGGCGGCACGCGCCTTCGACGAGGTCGAGGTCGACGGGCTGCCCGTCCGGGTGAAGGTCAGCGCCGGCCGGGTCAAGGTCGAGCACGACGACGCCGCCCGAGCCGCCAAGCGCCTGGGCCTGCCCCTGCGCGAGGTGGTGTCGAGGGCCGAGGCCGAGTGGCGCATCCGCTCGAACCGGGGGTCCGACCTCGAGCCGGTCGAGGACCTTGCCGGCGTCGACCACGAGCACGGCCACGAGCACCTGGCCGACGTCGAGCCCCTCCACGCCGATCCGCGCGCGACGGAGGTCAGCGAGTCCGCCGACGCCCCCGAGCCCGACGGCGACGCCGGCTGA
- a CDS encoding fatty acid desaturase family protein yields MASTDLPTTGAPGTEEEADRLPNAPKARDAEREAALGLAGLAPADDALPQVLPTDRLLAGGKPVPALRAELRRIPNLRNAVSVVGVLVQSFGIIALAVWLDHPIAWVAAFLLMGRAFALYAILAHEAAHRLLFSKRWANDGIGRWVLAYPAFVPFDAYRRSHFAHHRDELGPDEPDLALYSRYPVTRASWRRKLTRDAVGNSGWKNLKGLLLAVRSPTARPIALRILGMQAVLLVGFTLVGRPELYFLLWLAPWMTVWRVLNRLRAVAEHGGMTRSPDRRQTTHHVEQHWPARFWIAPFNTGWHLAHHVDMGIPFRHLPALHDELVAAGWVTPELTHRNYLALWKAAASRPAA; encoded by the coding sequence ATGGCCTCCACCGACCTCCCCACCACGGGCGCGCCGGGCACCGAGGAGGAGGCGGACCGGCTACCCAACGCCCCGAAGGCACGGGACGCCGAACGCGAGGCGGCCCTGGGCCTTGCCGGCCTGGCGCCGGCCGACGACGCCCTGCCCCAGGTGCTGCCCACCGACCGGCTCCTCGCCGGCGGCAAGCCCGTCCCCGCCCTGCGCGCCGAGCTGCGCCGCATCCCGAACCTCCGCAACGCCGTCTCGGTCGTGGGCGTGCTCGTCCAGTCCTTCGGCATCATCGCCCTCGCGGTGTGGCTCGACCACCCGATCGCCTGGGTGGCGGCCTTCCTGTTGATGGGCCGGGCATTCGCGCTCTACGCGATCCTCGCCCACGAGGCCGCCCACCGGCTGCTGTTCTCCAAGCGCTGGGCCAACGACGGCATCGGCCGCTGGGTGCTCGCCTACCCGGCCTTCGTCCCCTTCGACGCCTACCGGCGCTCGCACTTCGCCCACCACCGCGACGAGCTCGGCCCCGACGAGCCCGACCTCGCGCTCTACTCCCGCTACCCCGTCACCCGCGCCTCGTGGCGGCGCAAGCTCACCCGCGACGCCGTGGGCAACTCGGGCTGGAAGAACCTGAAGGGCCTGCTCCTCGCGGTGCGCAGCCCGACGGCCCGGCCCATCGCCCTGCGCATCCTCGGCATGCAGGCGGTGCTGCTCGTCGGCTTCACCCTGGTGGGGCGGCCCGAGCTCTACTTCCTGCTCTGGCTGGCCCCCTGGATGACGGTGTGGCGGGTGCTCAACCGCCTGCGGGCCGTGGCCGAGCACGGCGGCATGACCCGCTCGCCGGACCGGCGCCAGACCACCCACCACGTCGAGCAGCACTGGCCCGCCCGCTTCTGGATCGCGCCCTTCAACACCGGCTGGCACCTGGCCCACCACGTGGACATGGGCATCCCCTTCCGCCACCTGCCGGCGCTGCACGACGAGCTCGTCGCCGCCGGGTGGGTCACCCCCGAGCTGACCCACCGCAACTACCTCGCCCTCTGGAAGGCCGCCGCCTCCCGCCCCGCCGCCTGA
- a CDS encoding MBL fold metallo-hydrolase, whose protein sequence is MVNFVYLVGDRETGEAVVIDPAYDIDGLLGLLAADEMRLVGALATHYHPDHVGGDMMGYSIQGVASLLERTSVPIHVQADEAVWVQRVTGAAETDLVEHVSGDVVQVGEIPIELIHTPGHTPGSQCFLVDNRLVAGDTLFLEGCGRTDLPGGDPGALYESLTQKLAKVPDDATLFPGHLYSMEPSASMADTRANNFVFRPRTQREFLMLMGAG, encoded by the coding sequence ATGGTCAACTTCGTGTACCTGGTGGGCGACCGCGAGACGGGCGAGGCCGTGGTCATCGACCCCGCCTACGACATCGACGGCCTGCTCGGCCTGCTGGCCGCCGACGAGATGCGCCTCGTCGGCGCCCTCGCCACCCACTACCACCCCGATCACGTGGGCGGGGACATGATGGGCTACTCCATCCAGGGGGTGGCCAGCCTGCTCGAGCGCACCTCGGTGCCCATCCACGTGCAGGCCGACGAGGCCGTGTGGGTGCAGCGGGTCACCGGCGCCGCCGAGACCGATCTCGTCGAGCACGTCAGCGGCGACGTCGTGCAGGTGGGCGAGATCCCCATCGAGCTCATCCACACCCCGGGCCACACCCCCGGCAGCCAGTGCTTCCTGGTGGACAACCGCCTCGTCGCCGGCGACACCCTCTTCCTCGAAGGATGCGGCCGCACCGACCTGCCCGGCGGCGACCCGGGCGCGCTCTATGAGAGCCTCACCCAGAAGCTGGCCAAGGTGCCCGACGACGCCACCCTGTTCCCCGGCCACCTCTACTCGATGGAGCCGTCGGCCTCCATGGCCGACACCCGGGCCAACAACTTCGTGTTCCGGCCCCGCACCCAGCGCGAGTTCCTCATGCTCATGGGCGCCGGCTGA